Genomic DNA from Manihot esculenta cultivar AM560-2 chromosome 15, M.esculenta_v8, whole genome shotgun sequence:
TGGTTTATTCTAGAAGGCTCAAATGGAATAACAGAATTGATGACTCAGAAAGGGGCACGTGAGAGAGGCTAGTAGCTGGGAGACGtatcaattttaaataagagaatataGAATGAGAAAAGCATGTTTTGACTTCCTTGTATGTGGTGACCCCTTGTGAGTGGTTGGTTATACTTTGTTGTAATAAGATTCTTTCCTCGGCTATTTGGCCATTGATATCATTAAAGAAACACCCATTCATCTCTCTCGGGCTGTGTTTGTCTATAAATTGTTCCTTACTCTACCAGATAAGGCATGACACTGACTTTTTTGTCTGCTTGTTTTATGTCAATTGTATTCTGTAGACCCTTGATGATTAATAAGTGGTTTTATGCATCTGAAATgtagaaaaaagaaattatgtcTGGTATTTCATATTCTTTGATCACCAGTATATATCTACTTTCACATCATGAAGGGCAGTATAAATTTTGGCAAATACCTGTCATGGATTTATGGTATGCTAAAATTGGTATGATTTGCAGTGTCGAAAGGCTTATATACAGCTTTTATTTACATTTATTTAAGTACTGGTCACGTAGTACAAGTGTGCCTCAGGGGTATTTACATACCCTATACCATTTCTGTTGAAGTTGACCGAGTCTGAAAAAAATCTCGCAGGCACATTGCTTCAGAATGCACCACTAAATCACTGTGTTGGAACTGTCGGGAACCTGGGCATATGGCCAGCCATTGTCCAAATGAGGGTATTTGTCACACCTGTGGCAAGGCCGGACATCGTGCTAGAGAGTGCACAGCTCCACCACTGCCACCTGGGGACTTGAGGTTGTGCAACAACTGCTATAAGCAGGGCCATATCGCAGCTGATTGTACAAATGACAAGGCATGTAACAACTGTAGAAAGACGGGTCATCTGGCCCGTGACTGTCAAAATGCTCCTATTTGCAACCTGTGCAATGTTTCTGGGCATATGGCTAGACATTGCCCAAAAGCCAATACGCTTGGAGATAGTCGCAGCAGCAGTTACCAAGATATTGTGTGCAGAAACTGCCACCAGTATGGACACATGAGCAGGGATTGCATGGGCCCCTTAATGATCTGTCACAATTGTGGGGGACGAGGACATCGAGCAGTAGAGTGTCCTTCTGGAAGGTTGATGGATAGGTATCCTCGGAGGTTTTATTGATATGATGAATTCAAAATTATAGGGTGGTAATATGTTCAGTTTTACCTAGATTTGATTGAATGTTGAAGCTGTATAGATGTTCAAGGAGTCATTTTGAAGCTCTATTTGATAGGGAAGGATGTGGAGCAATTTATTttgcaaaataatttaatagtttagCATTGTTTGTTTGGGATCTTGATATTCACAGCAAAATTAGCGGtagattttcttctttttttcttttatttaaaaaaaaaaagctgaaCCAAcagaatatatgtatatatattattgatgttaTCTGCAAGTTTTATGGGATGGTAACTCTGGAAAGTCAAACTCCATGCCCTAACGCATGTAAATATTTTAGTCTTTTCCTTGTAAATTCCAATGTATTttaattgattgaattgatctttaaAAGCAGCATGTTGATTACTTAATGTAATGATAGTTTTGTCATCTTCATGATCCATTTGGGTTGAGAATTCTCtactatatttaaatttaataagaaggaataatgattataaaaaaaaaaagaaggaataatgaaattaataaattgaatttaataatgATAAACTACTGTTTATTTTTACCAactgaaatataaaatatattattatttagaattttaatttaaatgattagacaaattttttattttaatttaaattgtattataataaaaaattgatttaattataaagtatttatattatatgaattACTAATTATGATTAACACAACCAAATTTTATTTGAACTCTAGTTATTGACATACTTAAGTTAGCATGAAAATttcgatttttcttttaaaataaaagtttcgaCTGTTAACTACAATGTTAACAATATATAAAAGGAAGAATACAACAAGATTATGCAAATATGTATAGCACTTGAATGTTATTTCAATGGAAGATTATGTCTAATATACttgtaatttgaaattaattatcACAGTAAAGACCTAAACTTAATTGGttattgaaatataattttcattatGACAGTAAAGAGCTAAACTTAAAAGATTATCTTGCTTGTCCCTTCAGTGCGAGTTTCTTCTGCAAATTCTTCTTTTTTGTTTCCTTCCTTGGCCCATAACCATGGAATTAGAGATCGCAACTCTTCATCTGGTTGGTGACGAGGAAGAAGAGGAGGCCCTTCCTCTTGACTAGGCTATTGATGCATCTCAATTTGTCTTCAACGAATTCATTCAGTCTTATTCGTCGACTGCTCACGGATCGAAAAGTCATTTTTAGGGCCATGCGAAACACGTTGTCGAGCATTTGAAGGCCTGGTCGCGGCGTCTTTATGCAGGAATTGGCACCAAAgatctttttctttcaattttttcattCAGTTGATTTGAGGCGTGTTTTGGATGGTGGACCTTGGACCTTCAACAATGCTTTGTAATTTTACACCATTTGCAGGTCGGAGATATTCCCACTGAAGTTCCCTTGTTCCATGTTCACTTTTGGGTACAGATTCACAATTTGCCAATTGGTTATTTTAATGAGACTGTGGCTGTGTTATTGGGCAATTTTATAGGTAGTTTTGTTGCATATGATTCTGGAGTAATACTAGGAGATGGCAACAATATATGCGTGTACGGGAGTTGCTTGATATCCGGAAGCCACTCAAAAGAACTAAAAAAGTGTTAACCAAGGATGGGTGTGCTGTTCAAGTTCTGTTTGGCTATGAGAGGCTCCCTACATTCTGTTATTTATATGGGTTTATTGGTCATTTGGAGTATTACTATGAGTATCTTTTCTCCACTAATATTTCAGCGTGGCGTGGGTTCTTGGCATAGAGCGGATGTCAAACAATCTTCTCCTCAAGGTAATAGGTGATTAAGGGACTGTAATAGAGAGCATATGGCAGGTGGTTTCAACTTCCAACCTTAGTCTACTCACCTGCCAGAAGAAGATATCATGGAAGGTGTTCAAACTTTAACTCACGTGGAGGATCAAATTATGGACCCTAGGGTGAATGAAATTGGTTTAGAAGATGTGTCTATGGAGTTGGAAGATAGTAATAAATGGTCTCGATTTGTTTCTACCACTTCTCAGCTTGTATTGGACATAGTGGTTTAGGGGAGGTGTCTTTGCTAGTAGTTCTTGAGTATTGTTTCTTTAATATTGACGGGtgatcaaatataatttaaacacatatttactattatttttgatgttaaattatatattttttaattaattttgtgcttttaataatattttataaacaaagatgaaaaataaaatttgatgaaAAATGGTCTAAAATGCATGAAAAGTTGATTTGATCAGAGCAATTTGGATAAATCACTATTAAGAATGACCAAGGAGGCTGCATAAGTAAATGGAAGCAAGAACCTAAAACTCAAGATTTTGATGTATCAGAAGTGATTTGCTCAAATTACTGGGCAAATCGATTATCGCAGAACAGAGAAGGGAAGAATGGCATAGACTCGCGACAAGagcaagcgatttgcccaaattactAGGCAAATCGATCATCGGTGGCAAAAAAGTGCAGAATGGTAGGAAACAccaaaattcgaatttcaagaATTCTAATCCATCTCAAACATACCAAGACACATCTCAAACATACCAAGACATATCTCAAACACATCAAATACTTTGCAAAAAAGAATTACTTCACTCAAGAAAGTTTATCTATGAATAAACACGATCAAGgaaagaatcaaagaccaaatcaaaaaggaatTTCATCCAACAAATGGTTGTTTTCTAGGGTTTTCATTCATCTATAAAAAGGGATAGCAAACCAGTAGCAGGGGCATCAAGGATCACATCCCTCACCAGCACCGAAGTTGctttccttcttttcttctctttgtATCTTCTTTACAAGTTATGAGTGGCTAAATACACAATTTCTAGTTAAAGTTAGGAGAAgtttcaatttatatatatgaattgtgtaatacccggctcgagtccggcatcggaattctacgttCCGATGGAGGTTCTGATGTCGAAGGTCTCTCGTAGGGTTTGATTTCTATTTTTCTcacatgttttgagatgttcattacgttttaaacataaggaaatgagtttttgagtgaaatgaaccaaggcagaaaagccaggttcggccgccgaagttgaggttcggccgccgaacatgcatggctttcggtttcacgtgtggccgccgaaggtggtctggccagccacctataaatggccctcagttggttgaagcggtagaacaccgtttctttcacttgctgaggtgaaactttgtcctttgtgagtatttcttcatgttttcattaaatcatgcaaagatttgattagttttgatgatcttttgaaggttttaagctaaaaactcaaagttgtgaagtttggagagtttgaaggagagttgctccaaaactccacgtgaggatcattcatctacttgttttcacaaggtaagtgaagatcctgagcttgtttgtatgttttctgaaggttttatggggtttagagGAGAAGTGCATGGATAGGGTTTTGTgtaaggttttgatgattttgtgcatcgggcttgtgtttgtgttgtttgtgttgtgtttttggggttttaaggtagtttttgacccctttgagcatatacatgagtgtatgcaagttgaggaagtgtggtgtgaagttggaggggagtttggtgcatttggcgagaggcagggcaagtttctgccctgctgatgaactcaggttcggcagccgaaggtacattcggccgccgaacccctaaagaggtgtgaggaggtggcttcggctgcccaagcttgcccccgagcttttggactttcggctctggagggaagttcggccgccgaaggtgccgccgaaggttagcgacttttgtctctggagtgccttttggcctccgaaacttgcccccgaaagggttcggcagccgaaagtggaagttcggccgccgaaggtgcttgagtttcgtctctggagaggactttcggccgccgaacctgccgccgaaagtgttctgtccagctttcctttgcatgctttgcatggatgttagagtgaatttaaggggattcttggggagttgaaTAGAagtggtcataagctagtttggtccctcatttcagtctatctgtataggtacagaccagaggaaccagagagagcagtagtgagttctgctccagagcctgcagagtcagtccagttagcccgaggtgagtggaactaaccttaactcttttacttgcacaatggaatgttttagcatatctcatgcatcatgcttatgccatagggtgattgcattagtatccacgaatatgttgcattgcatcgttatttggtgatgtggataaatgctgaatgatccaatagtctcagacaggaagtccaggagcctttgactacgccctggcaggtatagagaagtccaggagcctttgactacgccctggcaggtatagcaaagtccaggagcctttgactacgccctggcaatggtaagtacagaggtgttatatacacatatacatatatgacaggaagaccaggtgctcaattctacgccctggcacagagttactgggactatgtggtgacaggtttactcttgatgtggcttgtttgtgctatggtgcatttcatgagatcatattttactgagatgttttactattctactcactgggctatagagctcatcccactcccttaaccccagttttgcaggttcagtgtacagtgtacagggacagttcagcagagtacaggaagagtaaagagatttgtaatagcttagagtggacatgtaatattaaagaaatgtacgagttgtgtatacagttagacatgtgcttgacctagtgatgtatattTTATACATGTTCtgtgtatgtatatgttttcctgtatgtgaaaaccaggcttaacaggtatgagttaacccatctagagtaagctctagtcaggggtacagagtacagagtacagagtacatgagtacagagtacagagatagtgcatgcacaggttaagccttggttcagaaaagagtttttattttcacagaaaatgtatgatcatgtatgagttttacaggtacacagagagtatagcaggcttgctatgggttctggcggccttaagccgacctgaatcctagcgccggtgacggtccattttggggtcgttacaaattgggagatctgaaactctattgttaattttttattcttcaatatttatgcaatttgattctttatattattattactttgttgtttggaTCAATATGACCCATTATTCTTAATTACAAGGTAATATAATGTTAGTTTGAATactttaagtccgtaattacttaGATTATTCAAATACAAGTAACAATTATTGTAACAACTAAGAGGTTGCATGATAGatcatattttagtccatattatcattatcttattgatgtttatttacacattttctatctaattttgtggttttaatcatgttttgcagatattaggtgtaaagagataatctggagaaaatgctcttaaaactgccaaaaagtgccaaatatggaaagtgcaaaaaagaaaagttttcaaataaggaaagttttcagaaaaggaaagttctcaaataaggaaagtgcagaagcaaaagcaaaagcaaataaggaaagctcagtcagaagattatttgaaattcaaatcgcagatctttctttccttgttcaaagatgtgcacacattgcagcagtcaaatcttcctatttaggcagcaagatttcaaggagatgcacttgcctcttcttcattcagcattcaaaattcaaacgaaggctccacctaaaaaggaaagacaagacagatatctttccgcttctgcacattaatgactgcgctccacttcctcttctgcagtccatGCGCACGCCACCTGCCTTCTGGAGGCCAAGgcgcgcgtccttcctcttctgaaagccttggaacGTGTCTCCTTCCTTCTAAAGCTCCAGCCacgtctccttcctcttctggaagcattaatgcacgattctttcctcttctgaacaCAAGCCGCGTGCCTCCTTCCATCCGGTgagcttgcaacgcgattctttcctcttttgcaacaacttgggcagcaagttgcacatgggcagcgtcttgggcagcctcttcactaattagtaagcaagggcagcatgtaaggacctagggcaacactttcaactataaaaagacatataaggagcctccacacaactttTCAAGCCCCCTTGGAGGCACCTAcgagattcacatctcttcttctacctttcttcttttcttttatttttggtttttatttcagccatgagaggctgaaatctcttattctagttgaagattaggtgatactttagttgttttatggattgggagacttgattaaacattgttaaacttttggttgttcaatattcatgcaatttcatgcttgatttcaatattgctttgttctttagatctacgttgattcttgattgcaaagtaataatatgttagtttggatgatttaagtccgtaattgcttgagttattcaaacataacaacacttggtgtaaaaaccaaggaaattgtatgatctagcaacatctcatgcgtttgagtagttaggattggatctctctctttcttcatgcaattaacaattgtttgatgcctaaagcCCAAGAACgtttcttggcaatttgttaattagtaattaattagaggacgttccctaattggtttaatcataaggagagacatggtggtgcgaagcgtcttccatctccataactaatctattgaatcaataaaaaaaaactaagtgtcaatgatcaatcccaacaactaaagtggatccaattcttcaactaaagctttcttattatttatttttattttattttattatttgcttattttaattgctttcagtagtttgttaatcaaatcaatctcaaaccccccattttacttttactacaatttatttttattccgctttcagtttatctcgttttcagttttatctcgtttcagtttattttgctttccgtttatttctctttcagttttatctcgttatatctcgtttcagtttattttgctttccgtttatttctctttcagttttatctcgtttcagtttatctcattttcagttttcttctttttcagtttatttttgtttcagttaattctcttggtcttgataaggaaaatatgtaagttctcaattccctgtggattcgatcctttcaccactatctgcagttataaattgttgataaccagaaaggttatttttgaccggatTCAACAATTGCGAGTCAAATGATCTAACCCACCACACAATTGGTTAGTTAGAATtaagtctctctatttcttaaagcagttaacagttgaaaagtaaaaacccacaaggacattccttggcgaCTTGTTGGCTAGTGATTGATTAGCAAATGTTTCCTAATTGATCTAAACTTAAGGAGAGATTTGATTGTGTGGAatgtcttccacaaccaaaactaatttattgaaatgaataaaagaattcaaGTATCGATAATCAATTCttaaactgaaatggatcctataCTTTAACTAGAGTTTCTTCTCCTTGAtttattcttcttttaattattgctttcttataTTGCTTTAGTTCTAATTTCATCATCAAAATCCTCCCTtgctttacttttattgttgatttgcccaagtcagtgtttgaaaaatcataatgtcaattctctatggattcgatcctattaccactatctacagttctTTTTCCAGGGAGTGATTTAACTAATGTATTTTCCTTTTGTGACCAGGGCTGGCCGTAGAGaggctcttctttacgatccagaaattgaatgtACCGCCAAGAGCTTGAGAAAATAAGCAACCGCAAGGAAccaaacctcaaaaccaacTTCATCTGCCATACAATCTGCTGCACAGATCACTGAGGAATCTGATGTACCTGCTATTGAACCAACACCAGAAGCCGAAATGCAAGCTGCTGCACCAGAAAATCGAGTACTTGTTGAACCAGTTGTTGTCTATGCAAAAATCAAAGTTGAAAATGCAGCAATAAGAGCCCAATGCAACAAGAAATGACACTTCACGAACTAGTCACACCCGTGGGAGATCAAGCACCCTGTGCATCACTTATCCACCTTTGATAGCACCTTTCAAATTGAAAACAAGTTTGATACATCTCCTTCTCAAATTCAAAGATTTGGAAAATGAGGATctacataagcacttaaaagaatttcacatcgtatgctcaaccatgagatCTCAAGGTATTTCTAAAGAACATGTTAAACTTAAAGCCTTTCCTTTCTCCCTTGACGATTATGCCAAGGATTGGTcgttctacttgccacccgaaTCCATCACCTCATGGACTAGtgtggtaagagcattcttgaacAAATACTTTcctacctcaaaagccattggcatTCGGAGAGAAATAAGTGGTATTAAGCAAAGagattttgaataattatatgAATATTGTGAAAGATTCAAGTGAttatgcacaagctgccctcaacatgatattttgGATAAATCACTCATGGAATACTTCTACGAAGGTTTGTTACCTTCAGAAATGAAATttattgatgtagcatgtggaggatcaattgaagaCAAAATGCCTCAAGCCACAAGAGACCTAACTTCCACAATGGCAGCAGCCTCAAAGCAATATGGAGATTAAAAACAACTGCCAAGGAGAGTAAACAAGGTAAGTACTTCTTCCTTAGCTTGCCAAATTTCTGATTTAACCTCTGCTGTTCGTAGCCTTGTTGTAAGACAAGCCCAACAAGCTCAACAAAATCAGCAAATAAGACCGTATGGAATCTGTGTCACTGTTGGATATCCAACTgacctatgtccttcccttcaaaaAGAGGACCAGCAAGTTAATGCGGTTGGAGGATTTAATGGCCAAAGAAGATATGATCCCTACTTTAACACCTACAATTCAGGTTAGGGGGGAGCACCTGAACTTCAGTTATGCTAGGGcaaatcaatatcaaaattatcaactaagaaatccagcccaagcagcacctcaGAAATCAAATGTGCCCTTTGAAGAGATCATAAAGTCTTTGGCAAACACGGTGCAAGACCTTGAACAACAAATGAGTCAAATGACCACCTCTATGAGTAACCTAGAATCATAAGGGAAATTACCTTCCCAAATAGATATTAACCCAAAGCAAAATGCTAGCGTCATTacattgagaagtgggaaagagcttcaaagTGAGAGATCTGACCATCGGTTTGTCTAAATGGATGAACAAGTTGCTGAGGAGAAACTGCCGAGTGATGACCCAGGGCATCAATTTGCCCAAGTCACTAGCCAAATCAACAGACAGATATAATTGCCTAGCAgagtcgatttgcccaaatctctAAAAAAGGCAGAATTCGATTTGGCCAAATCGATAGTCCAGGCAGAATCCAAGCCAAAGTAGAAGAAGGCAAAACAACAACctgaaaaaaagtttaaaatttcacctccctttccaaaaaggtttgcaagatctcaaaaagaaaaagaagaaaaataaatatttgaaacCTTTCGCAAGGTGGAGATTAATATACCTTTGCTTGATGTTGTTaaacaaattccaaggtatgccaaattcttgaaggagctatgcaccaaccaaaggaagcttgctgaaaaTGAAAAGGCAAGTGTAGGGGAATGTGTTTCGGCTGTTATTCAAAGGAAGCTTccagccaagtgcaaagatagagggatgtttgttgtttcatgcaaaataggtaatgtgggaataaagaaaaCCATGTGTGACCTTAGggcatcaattaatgttatgcctctttccatctatgaTTCATTAAATGCAAGCACACTAAAGAGCACCAGCATTGTTATCCAACCGGCTAACAGGTCCATTGTTTACCCCAAAGGTGTCTTAGAAGATGTTTTAGTGCAGGTGGACCAGCAAGTTTCCCAGCGGACTTTTATGTAattgatatggaggaagacaaaAATAACACCACCTTGAACATCCTACATGGACGAATATTTTTTAGCACAACTAGAACAAAGATAGATGTGCACGATGGCacattaattatgaaatttgaaggga
This window encodes:
- the LOC110601657 gene encoding zinc finger protein GIS2 isoform X1 encodes the protein MSSDSRSRSPMDRKIRSDRFSYRGAPYRRESRRGFSSQSNLCKNCKRPGHFARECPNVAICHNCGLPGHIASECTTKSLCWNCREPGHMASHCPNEGICHTCGKAGHRARECTAPPLPPGDLRLCNNCYKQGHIAADCTNDKACNNCRKTGHLARDCQNAPICNLCNVSGHMARHCPKANTLGDSRSSSYQDIVCRNCHQYGHMSRDCMGPLMICHNCGGRGHRAVECPSGRLMDRYPRRFY
- the LOC110601657 gene encoding DNA-binding protein HEXBP isoform X4, producing the protein MKVLLLPFLAVLLYDTGTIQSNLCKNCKRPGHFARECPNVAICHNCGLPGHIASECTTKSLCWNCREPGHMASHCPNEGICHTCGKAGHRARECTAPPLPPGDLRLCNNCYKQGHIAADCTNDKACNNCRKTGHLARDCQNAPICNLCNVSGHMARHCPKANTLGDSRSSSYQDIVCRNCHQYGHMSRDCMGPLMICHNCGGRGHRAVECPSGRLMDRYPRRFY
- the LOC110601657 gene encoding zinc finger protein GIS2 isoform X5, with translation MSSDSRSRSPMDRKIRSDRFSYRGAPYRRESRRGFRHIASECTTKSLCWNCREPGHMASHCPNEGICHTCGKAGHRARECTAPPLPPGDLRLCNNCYKQGHIAADCTNDKACNNCRKTGHLARDCQNAPICNLCNVSGHMARHCPKANTLGDSRSSSYQDIVCRNCHQYGHMSRDCMGPLMICHNCGGRGHRAVECPSGRLMDRYPRRFY
- the LOC110601657 gene encoding DNA-binding protein HEXBP isoform X3, which translates into the protein MKVLLLPFLAVLLYDTGTISQSNLCKNCKRPGHFARECPNVAICHNCGLPGHIASECTTKSLCWNCREPGHMASHCPNEGICHTCGKAGHRARECTAPPLPPGDLRLCNNCYKQGHIAADCTNDKACNNCRKTGHLARDCQNAPICNLCNVSGHMARHCPKANTLGDSRSSSYQDIVCRNCHQYGHMSRDCMGPLMICHNCGGRGHRAVECPSGRLMDRYPRRFY
- the LOC110601657 gene encoding zinc finger protein GIS2 isoform X2; this translates as MSSDSRSRSPMDRKIRSDRFSYRGAPYRRESRRGFSQSNLCKNCKRPGHFARECPNVAICHNCGLPGHIASECTTKSLCWNCREPGHMASHCPNEGICHTCGKAGHRARECTAPPLPPGDLRLCNNCYKQGHIAADCTNDKACNNCRKTGHLARDCQNAPICNLCNVSGHMARHCPKANTLGDSRSSSYQDIVCRNCHQYGHMSRDCMGPLMICHNCGGRGHRAVECPSGRLMDRYPRRFY